Proteins encoded in a region of the Vicia villosa cultivar HV-30 ecotype Madison, WI linkage group LG5, Vvil1.0, whole genome shotgun sequence genome:
- the LOC131605933 gene encoding uncharacterized protein LOC131605933 gives MIWDFIWMLVFTLCYCSLVHSLNNTASESINSQVQDFAFRSMARHRHQTGALYDTLLPRNLSGMDVSVVRLRSRRLWNEGANFSYFRIPSRTVAIPRVRRVAIAYQNLGNWSSHFYNLPGYSLISSVVGFMVFDASNVRDKSFKNLTLNTMGQPISIQFPNVKFMSGINSKARCVAFYGNGTFQLTMMSSPGVCHSRDQGHFSVVLPLEKKRRRWYIWVIVCVLGIFGLIILGYVGFSSMRLLKTKKIQAMEKQAVEDMVFESRWVGDSKMPSATVTRTQPVLESIAP, from the coding sequence atgatctGGGACTTCATCTGGATGTTGGTTTTCACCTTGTGTTACTGCTCCTTGGTGCACAGCTTGAACAATACTGCCAGTGAGTCGATAAATTCTCAGGTTCAAGATTTTGCTTTCAGGTCAATGGCAAGACACCGGCATCAAACTGGTGCTCTGTACGATACTCTTCTTCCGCGGAACCTATCTGGTATGGATGTTTCAGTAGTTCGTCTGAGAAGCCGGAGGCTCTGGAATGAAGGTGCTAACTTTAGCTACTTTCGGATCCCGTCAAGAACAGTTGCTATCCCGCGTGTCAGGAGGGTGGCTATTGCATACCAGAACTTAGGTAACTGGTCTTCCCACTTCTACAATTTGCCAGGTTACTCACTCATCTCTTCTGTTGTTGGCTTCATGGTTTTTGATGCATCAAATGTAAGGGATAAAAGTTTCAAAAATCTCACTCTCAATACAATGGGGCAACCTATATCTATTCAATTCCCAAATGTAAAATTTATGAGTGGAATCAACTCAAAGGCTAGATGTGTGGCTTTCTATGGAAATGGAACATTTCAACTCACTATGATGAGCTCCCCTGGTGTATGCCACTCAAGAGACCAGGGTCATTTTTCAGTTGTTCTTCCATTGGAGAAGAAGCGGCGACGGTGGTATATTTGGGTGATTGTGTGTGTGCTTGGAATTTTTGGTTTGATAATTTTAGGTTATGTGGGATTTTCATCCATGAGACTTCTCAAGACCAAAAAGATTCAAGCCATGGAAAAACAAGCTGTTGAGGACATGGTTTTTGAAAGCAGATGGGTCGGCGATAGTAAAATGCCTTCTGCAACAGTTACAAGGACTCAGCCGGTTCTTGAGAGCATTGCTCCGTAA
- the LOC131603688 gene encoding 6-phosphogluconate dehydrogenase, decarboxylating 1, chloroplastic: protein MDTSTLSRIGLAGLAVMGQNLALNIAEKGFPISVYNRTTSKVDETVDRAHREGSLPLTGQYSPREFVLSLQRPRSVIILVKAGAPVDQTISALSDYMEPGDTIIDGGNEWYENTERRIREISEKGILYLGMGVSGGEEGARNGPSLMPGGSYEAYSNIQDILVKVAAQVEDGPCVTYIGEGGSGNFVKMVHNGIEYGDMQLISEAYDVLKHVGGLSNSELADIFAEWNSGELESFLIEITADIFKVKDEGGDGYLVDKILDKTGMKGTGKWTVQQAAELSVAAPTIAASLDGRFLSGLKEERENAAAVLKEAGLSEEVGFVRSGIDKKKLIDDVRQALYASKICSYAQGMNLLRAKSNEKGWNLNFGELARIWKGGCIIRAVFLDRIKKAYQRNPNLASLIVDPEFAKEMVQRQGAWRRVVGLAISSGISTPGMCASLSYFDTYRRARLPANLVQAQRDLFGAHTYERVDRPGAFHTEWTKLARQSGAGILN, encoded by the coding sequence ATGGACACTTCTACCCTTTCCCGTATCGGCCTCGCCGGCCTCGCCGTCATGGGCCAAAACCTAGCCCTAAACATCGCCGAAAAAGGCTTCCCCATCTCCGTCTACAATCGCACCACCTCCAAAGTCGACGAAACCGTAGATCGCGCCCACCGTGAAGGCTCCCTCCCTCTAACTGGTCAATACAGCCCCCGCGAGTTTGTGCTGTCTCTCCAACGGCCTAGATCGGTTATCATCCTCGTCAAAGCCGGTGCTCCGGTTGACCAAACGATTTCAGCTCTCTCTGATTATATGGAACCCGGGGATACTATCATCGACGGTGGGAACGAGTGGTATGAAAATACTGAAAGGAGGATTCGAGAAATTTCTGAGAAAGGTATTCTTTATCTCGGGATGGGGGTTTCTGGTGGCGAAGAAGGTGCGAGGAACGGTCCGTCGCTTATGCCGGGTGGATCTTATGAGGCTTATAGTAATATTCAGGATATTTTGGTGAAGGTTGCTGCTCAGGTTGAAGATGGGCCTTGTGTTACGTATATTGGTGAAGGAGGGAGTGGGAATTTTGTGAAGATGGTTCATAATGGGATTGAGTATGGTGACATGCAGCTTATTTCTGAGGCTTATGATGTTTTGAAGCATGTTGGTGGTTTGTCGAATTCGGAGCTTGCTGATATATTTGCTGAGTGGAATAGTGGGGAGCTTGAGAGTTTTCTGATTGAGATTACTGCAGATATTTTTAAGGTGAAGGATGAGGGTGGTGATGGGTATTTAGTGGATAAGATTTTGGATAAGACTGGGATGAAGGGTACTGGGAAATGGACGGTTCAGCAGGCGGCGGAGTTGTCGGTTGCGGCTCCGACTATTGCGGCGTCGTTGGATGGGAGGTTTTTGAGTGGATTGAAGGAGGAGAGGGAGAATGCGGCTGCGGTATTGAAGGAGGCTGGGTTGAGTGAGGAAGTGGGGTTTGTGAGAAGTGGGATTGATAAGAAGAAGTTGATTGATGATGTGAGACAAGCTTTGTATGCTTCTAAGATTTGTAGCTATGCGCAAGGGATGAATTTGTTGAGAGCAAAGAGTAATGAGAAAGGTTGGAATTTGAATTTTGGGGAGTTGGCGAGGATTTGGAAAGGTGGGTGTATTATACGAGCGGTGTTTTTGGATAGGATTAAGAAGGCTTATCAGAGGAACCCTAATTTGGCGAGTTTGATAGTGGATCCCGAATTCGCTAAGGAAATGGTGCAGAGACAAGGTGCGTGGAGAAGGGTTGTTGGATTGGCTATATCGTCCGGGATTAGTACTCCTGGAATGTGTGCTAGTCTGTCTTACTTTGATACATATAGGAGAGCAAGGCTTCCCGCTAACCTTGTTCAGGCTCAGAGGGACTTGTTTGGAGCTCATACCTACGAGCGTGTCGATCGCCCCGGCGCGTTTCATACCGAGTGGACGAAACTTGCTCGTCAGAGTGGCGCCGGCATACTTAATTGA